A window from Cryobacterium sp. PAMC25264 encodes these proteins:
- a CDS encoding DUF2469 family protein, protein MEEDEFEDYDREVELALYREYRDVVGQFQYVVETERRFYLANEVELVRRDTEHDFYFELTMKDVWVWDVYRSDRFVKSVRVLTFKDVNVEELASKEFELPKELALDE, encoded by the coding sequence ATGGAAGAAGACGAGTTCGAGGACTACGACCGCGAGGTCGAGTTGGCCCTATACCGCGAGTATCGAGACGTTGTGGGGCAGTTCCAGTACGTCGTGGAAACCGAGCGCCGGTTCTACCTGGCCAACGAAGTCGAGTTGGTGCGGCGCGATACCGAACACGATTTCTACTTCGAACTGACCATGAAGGATGTCTGGGTCTGGGACGTCTACCGCTCCGACCGGTTCGTGAAATCGGTGCGGGTGCTCACGTTCAAGGACGTCAACGTGGAAGAACTCGCGTCGAAGGAATTCGAACTGCCCAAGGAACTCGCACT